From Pandoraea vervacti, the proteins below share one genomic window:
- the cobN gene encoding cobaltochelatase subunit CobN produces the protein MHLLRTVPGGFVDDAAGVIRIDQQPADIVVLSSADTTLSLLASVVARLGDDFPSLRLANVTYLRQPASVDFYIEDVLQHARVVVVDHLGGEAYWPYGIEQIVALAQRRAQMLVMFSGDLQEDPNLTALSTASPEFCTRLWRYLRQGGPANAEAFLRAIAWQALGWGGDPPLPVAVPNAALYHPRSHRPTVADWQACWHAGAPVVAILFYRAHLQAANTVVFDALIDALMARGLNPLPIAITSLKDALSRDVVSQLCEEHDVSLVLNTTAFSTSTPEDPRQSQVFGSDAPVLQVILSGGNRDDWVKDNQGLNSRDIAMHVALPEVDGRIVTRAISFKGLDYRCARTEVDVVRYQPDRERVAFVAELSRRWCLLRTQPNAQKRLALVLANYPASEGRIGNGVGLDTPASVVEILTLLRDEGYRVDELPPDGDALMARLTSGVTNDAEMRALRPAFQSYALEDYLAAFATLPAQVRDALNERWGPADQDPTIRHGRFMIAGWRCANVFVGIQPSRSRVDGDYASYHDAELVPPHAYLAFYFWLRHVFDVDAVVHVGKHGSLEWLPGKSVALSDSCWPDLTLGPLPHLYPFIVNDPGEGSQAKRRAQAVIIDHLMPPLTRAESYGPMQDLERQVDEYYEALLVDMRRAKWLRSTILETIVRHRLHEELSLDAPNGPDAEDELLTRVDTWLCELKETQIRDGLHIFGRSPKGRERCDTLLALMRFPVRAGQGRDASLIDALAKDLQIDMHFDPLRAEWSAPWDGPRPPMLACVSDAPWRHQGDTRERLELLGANLLQTLASADVASLAAMTADLPATRDVLARAGDEVLPALDACGREELRHLKRGLEGRFVPPGPSGAPSRGRPDVLPTGRNFYSVDTRAIPTQTAWALGVKSARQLIERHMQDHGDYPRAIGLSVWGTATMRTGGDDIAQAFALLGVRPKWAPGSHRVTDFDILPPGGMERPRVDVTLRVSGFFRDAFPNVMHLFDAAVQAVAELDEPEDINPIRARVVHERDAWMARGFDSIEARKRAGWRVFSSQPGTYGAGLQEMIDNGLWQTDEDLALAYGQSGGYAYAQAGAGERAHDVFATRLASIDVVLQNQDNREHDILDSNDYYQFQGGMTAAVRHFSGQQPAVYHADHSRADAPRVRPLTEEIARVIRARVVNPKWLDGVKRHGYKGAAEIAATVDYLFGYDATARVISDHQYGMVTDACLNDADTREFMQRHNPHALRGVCERLLEAIGRGLWRSPGAYREQIEHHLLAAGQEIERRAS, from the coding sequence ATGCACTTGTTACGCACGGTCCCCGGCGGCTTTGTCGACGACGCGGCAGGGGTAATCCGCATCGACCAGCAGCCTGCCGACATCGTCGTGCTCAGCTCGGCCGACACGACCTTGTCGTTGCTGGCGAGCGTGGTGGCGCGGCTCGGTGACGATTTCCCGAGTCTGCGGCTGGCCAATGTCACGTATCTTCGGCAACCGGCGTCCGTCGACTTTTACATCGAGGACGTCTTGCAGCATGCGCGCGTCGTCGTGGTCGATCATCTGGGCGGTGAAGCCTACTGGCCGTACGGAATCGAGCAGATCGTGGCGCTGGCGCAGCGTCGCGCCCAGATGCTCGTGATGTTCTCGGGCGACTTGCAGGAGGACCCGAATCTGACGGCGCTCAGCACCGCCAGCCCCGAGTTCTGCACGCGTTTGTGGCGCTATCTGCGCCAGGGCGGCCCGGCCAACGCCGAGGCGTTCCTGAGGGCCATTGCGTGGCAGGCGCTCGGTTGGGGGGGCGATCCGCCGCTGCCGGTGGCCGTGCCTAATGCCGCGCTTTACCATCCGCGCAGCCATCGACCGACGGTCGCTGACTGGCAGGCATGCTGGCACGCGGGGGCGCCCGTCGTCGCGATTCTCTTTTATCGTGCTCATCTGCAAGCGGCTAACACCGTCGTGTTCGACGCCCTGATCGACGCGCTCATGGCGCGCGGGCTGAACCCGCTGCCGATTGCCATCACATCGCTCAAGGACGCGCTCAGCCGCGATGTCGTAAGCCAGCTCTGCGAGGAGCACGACGTCTCGCTCGTGCTCAACACGACGGCGTTCTCGACGTCGACGCCGGAAGACCCCCGCCAGTCGCAGGTGTTCGGCAGCGACGCACCGGTGCTGCAGGTGATCCTGAGCGGCGGCAACCGCGACGATTGGGTCAAGGACAATCAGGGGCTGAACTCGCGCGATATCGCCATGCACGTCGCGTTGCCCGAGGTCGATGGCCGCATCGTCACCCGGGCGATCAGTTTCAAGGGGCTGGACTATCGGTGCGCGCGCACCGAAGTGGACGTGGTGCGTTATCAGCCAGATCGGGAGCGCGTCGCGTTCGTTGCCGAATTGAGCCGACGCTGGTGCCTGTTACGCACCCAGCCCAACGCGCAAAAACGTCTCGCGCTGGTGCTGGCCAATTACCCGGCGAGCGAAGGTCGTATCGGCAACGGCGTGGGACTCGATACGCCTGCGTCGGTTGTCGAGATCCTGACGCTGTTGCGCGACGAGGGCTACCGGGTCGACGAACTGCCGCCCGACGGCGACGCGCTGATGGCGCGCCTGACGAGCGGCGTGACCAACGACGCCGAGATGCGCGCGCTGCGACCGGCCTTCCAGAGCTATGCGCTCGAGGACTATCTGGCCGCGTTCGCCACGTTGCCTGCGCAAGTGCGCGACGCGCTCAACGAGCGGTGGGGACCGGCCGATCAGGATCCGACGATACGGCACGGTCGTTTCATGATCGCGGGCTGGCGGTGTGCCAACGTGTTCGTCGGCATTCAGCCGTCCCGCTCGCGCGTCGACGGCGACTACGCCAGCTATCACGACGCCGAACTGGTGCCGCCGCACGCCTATCTCGCGTTCTACTTCTGGCTGCGTCATGTGTTCGATGTCGATGCCGTCGTGCACGTGGGCAAACATGGCAGCCTCGAATGGCTGCCCGGCAAGAGCGTGGCGCTGTCCGACAGTTGCTGGCCCGATCTCACCCTTGGCCCGTTGCCGCATCTCTATCCGTTCATCGTCAATGATCCCGGCGAGGGAAGTCAGGCCAAGCGCCGGGCGCAGGCGGTCATCATCGATCACCTGATGCCGCCGCTCACGCGTGCGGAATCGTACGGCCCCATGCAGGATCTGGAGCGTCAGGTCGACGAATACTATGAAGCGCTCCTGGTCGACATGCGCCGCGCGAAATGGCTGCGCAGCACGATCCTCGAGACCATCGTTCGACATCGTCTGCACGAAGAACTCAGCCTCGATGCGCCGAACGGTCCGGACGCCGAGGACGAACTGCTCACGCGTGTCGACACGTGGTTGTGCGAACTCAAGGAGACGCAGATCCGCGACGGTCTGCACATCTTCGGTCGCTCGCCCAAGGGGCGAGAGCGTTGCGACACGCTCCTCGCACTGATGCGTTTCCCGGTGCGCGCCGGGCAGGGGCGTGACGCCAGCCTGATCGACGCGCTGGCGAAAGATTTGCAGATCGACATGCACTTCGATCCCCTCAGGGCCGAATGGTCGGCCCCGTGGGACGGACCGCGTCCGCCGATGCTCGCGTGCGTGAGCGACGCCCCGTGGCGTCATCAGGGCGATACGCGTGAACGACTGGAGTTGCTGGGCGCGAATTTGCTGCAAACGCTGGCAAGCGCAGATGTGGCGTCGCTCGCGGCCATGACGGCGGACCTGCCCGCCACGCGAGACGTGCTGGCGCGTGCCGGCGACGAGGTCCTGCCCGCGCTCGACGCGTGTGGCCGGGAGGAACTGCGTCATCTCAAGCGCGGTCTCGAAGGTCGCTTCGTGCCGCCGGGACCCAGCGGTGCGCCGTCGCGCGGGCGCCCCGACGTATTGCCGACCGGCCGCAATTTCTACTCCGTCGACACGCGTGCGATCCCCACACAGACTGCGTGGGCGCTGGGCGTGAAATCGGCGCGCCAGTTGATCGAGCGGCACATGCAGGATCACGGCGATTATCCGCGCGCCATCGGCCTGTCGGTCTGGGGCACGGCCACGATGCGCACCGGCGGCGACGATATTGCGCAAGCCTTCGCCCTGTTGGGCGTGCGGCCAAAGTGGGCTCCCGGCAGCCATCGCGTGACGGACTTCGACATCCTGCCGCCCGGCGGTATGGAGCGTCCGCGCGTCGACGTCACGCTGCGTGTCTCAGGCTTCTTTCGCGACGCGTTCCCCAATGTCATGCATTTGTTCGATGCCGCCGTGCAGGCCGTGGCCGAACTCGACGAGCCGGAAGACATCAACCCGATTCGCGCGCGCGTCGTGCACGAGCGCGACGCATGGATGGCGCGCGGGTTCGACAGCATCGAGGCCAGGAAGCGGGCCGGCTGGCGCGTTTTCAGTTCGCAGCCGGGCACCTATGGTGCGGGGTTGCAGGAGATGATCGACAACGGCCTGTGGCAGACGGACGAAGATCTCGCGCTGGCGTATGGACAATCCGGCGGCTACGCGTACGCACAGGCCGGCGCAGGCGAGCGGGCGCACGACGTGTTTGCGACGCGTCTGGCGAGCATCGACGTCGTTTTGCAGAATCAGGACAATCGCGAGCACGACATTCTCGACTCGAACGATTACTACCAGTTTCAAGGTGGCATGACAGCGGCCGTGCGGCACTTTTCAGGGCAGCAACCCGCGGTGTACCACGCCGACCATAGCCGTGCGGATGCCCCCCGGGTGCGTCCGCTGACCGAGGAAATCGCGCGCGTGATCCGCGCACGCGTCGTCAACCCGAAATGGCTCGATGGCGTGAAGCGTCACGGCTACAAAGGGGCGGCGGAAATTGCGGCGACGGTCGATTATCTCTTCGGCTACGACGCGACCGCACGCGTGATCTCGGACCATCAATACGGCATGGTGACGGACGCGTGTCTGAACGACGCCGACACGCGCGAATTCATGCAACGCCACAATCCGCACGCGCTGCGCGGCGTG